A DNA window from Acinetobacter sp. 10FS3-1 contains the following coding sequences:
- a CDS encoding alpha/beta fold hydrolase, whose translation MPFYTMPDAEQLFVREYGQGQPVLVLSGLGMLSWQWAAFLYPHRKNFRFIIPEWRGFGASGNCKIPSDLDAISSHWQDVRSVLAQLNLDKLMVIAYSMGATTAMHGLHYDHFAQHISAYLHIDQSPKISVDDAWAFGLFGSRHQEFIGILQEISLLLAQHVHLGSIQKLESSVRAALAALWLRFIQLQNRHKLSLKSCEFILSQPRLQGLLLPSQRLDYMLWYINNYLYHREDYRTALSQLSCPVTFFSGVQSRLYPFEGQRLIAESLPQAKQVLFNKSGHTPLLTEPVKFAKELSRFLKEHHLAPSTVNSFGTAI comes from the coding sequence ATGCCTTTTTATACCATGCCCGATGCTGAACAACTGTTTGTCCGCGAATACGGTCAGGGACAACCGGTGCTGGTATTATCCGGTCTGGGCATGCTGAGCTGGCAATGGGCTGCTTTTCTCTATCCGCATCGAAAAAATTTCCGTTTTATTATTCCTGAATGGCGTGGCTTTGGCGCATCCGGCAACTGCAAAATCCCGTCCGATCTGGATGCCATTTCCAGTCACTGGCAAGATGTACGTTCGGTTCTAGCCCAGTTAAATCTGGACAAACTCATGGTAATTGCTTATTCCATGGGTGCCACGACGGCGATGCATGGCCTGCATTATGATCACTTTGCCCAACATATTTCCGCCTATTTACATATTGATCAATCCCCTAAAATATCGGTAGACGATGCTTGGGCATTTGGACTTTTTGGTTCGCGCCATCAAGAATTTATCGGGATTTTGCAAGAGATTTCCCTGCTTCTGGCTCAGCATGTCCATCTTGGCTCCATCCAGAAGCTGGAAAGCTCAGTACGTGCAGCGCTGGCTGCTCTATGGCTGCGCTTTATACAACTGCAAAATAGACATAAGCTCAGCTTAAAATCCTGTGAATTCATTCTGAGTCAGCCGCGTTTGCAGGGTCTACTGCTTCCCTCTCAGCGCCTAGACTATATGCTGTGGTATATCAACAACTATCTATATCACCGAGAAGACTACCGCACAGCTCTTAGCCAACTCTCTTGTCCGGTGACCTTCTTTAGCGGCGTTCAGTCCAGACTCTATCCCTTTGAAGGTCAACGTTTGATTGCAGAAAGCCTGCCACAGGCCAAACAGGTACTATTTAACAAATCTGGTCATACTCCTTTATTGACTGAACCGGTCAAATTTGCCAAAGAACTGTCCAGATTTCTGAAAGAACATCACCTAGCACCCTCGACAGTAAACTCGTTCGGAACAGCAATTTAA
- a CDS encoding PadR family transcriptional regulator, with protein sequence MSLAHVLLTSLIEKPSTGIELARRFDRSMGFFWNATHQQIYRELNAMLGKGWISTLKEENAQSRKKTYQVERLGREELTSWMLEQSPPAQLREELMVRLRAEAQLGGNSTLPELERHLKLHKEKLKTYQQIFAKDFAQADENDRTLYIHKMILQLGIDQETGWIHWLEQLIPRLKQF encoded by the coding sequence ATGTCTTTAGCCCACGTTCTGCTGACCAGCCTGATTGAAAAACCCAGTACCGGTATTGAACTGGCACGCCGTTTTGACCGTTCCATGGGATTTTTCTGGAATGCCACCCATCAGCAAATTTATCGTGAATTAAATGCCATGTTAGGCAAAGGCTGGATTTCCACCCTGAAAGAAGAAAATGCCCAGTCACGTAAAAAAACCTATCAGGTCGAACGTCTGGGCCGTGAAGAGCTGACCAGCTGGATGCTTGAGCAAAGTCCGCCAGCACAATTGCGTGAAGAATTAATGGTACGTTTACGGGCCGAAGCGCAGCTTGGAGGCAATAGCACCTTGCCTGAACTGGAACGCCACCTGAAACTGCATAAAGAAAAATTAAAGACCTATCAGCAGATTTTTGCCAAGGATTTTGCCCAAGCCGATGAAAATGACCGTACCTTGTATATTCACAAAATGATTCTGCAACTGGGTATTGATCAGGAAACGGGCTGGATTCACTGGTTAGAACAGCTCATTCCGCGTCTTAAACAATTTTAA
- a CDS encoding NADPH-dependent 2,4-dienoyl-CoA reductase, with translation MSKYPNLLAPLDLGFTTLKNRVLMGSMHVGLEEVPGGYERMAAFYAERAKGGVALIVTGGISPNDHGVTFQGGSKLDTIEEAEKHKVITRAVHEAGGKIAMQILHTGRYSYQAENVAPSPIQAPINPVKPHALTSAEVQQTIDDFTNCAGLAQYAGYDGVEIMGSEGYLINEFIAARTNHRDDEWGGSYENRIRFPIEIVRRTREKVGENFIIIYRLSMLDLVEGGSTLEEVVQLAKEIEKAGATIINTGIGWHEARIPTIATKVPRAAFTWVTRKLKGLVNIPLITSNRINTPEMAEYVLASGDADMISMARPMLADSEFVLKAEQGRSDEINTCIGCNQACLDHIFSMKVATCLVNPRACYETELIFKEVNDAKNIAVIGAGPAGLSFAVYAANRGHNVTIFEAAAQIGGQFNIAKTIPGKEEFYETLRYFKRQIELQPRIKLKLNHSASFEELVSSSFDDIVVATGVTPRQLSIPGIDHPKVLSYLDVLKERKPVGQRVAIIGAGGIGFDTAEYLSHEGESGSVNPQKFYDEWGIDTEYNQVGGLKAPELEKSNRDIYLLQRKAVSVGAGLGKTTGWIHRTGLKHRDVKMIAGASYNQIDDQGLHITVNDKPMLLEVDHVVICAGQESYTAMFDELKAAGKNVHLIGGAKEAGELDAKRAIRQGAELAAAI, from the coding sequence ATGTCTAAATATCCCAACTTACTTGCCCCACTGGATTTGGGCTTTACCACTTTAAAAAACCGGGTATTGATGGGGTCAATGCACGTAGGTCTTGAAGAAGTACCAGGTGGCTATGAGCGGATGGCAGCCTTTTATGCGGAGCGTGCCAAAGGTGGTGTGGCTTTAATCGTTACAGGCGGGATTTCCCCCAATGATCATGGTGTGACCTTTCAAGGTGGCTCCAAGCTCGACACAATTGAAGAAGCAGAAAAGCATAAAGTGATTACCCGGGCCGTCCATGAGGCGGGAGGTAAGATTGCCATGCAGATTCTGCATACCGGGCGTTATTCCTACCAGGCTGAAAATGTGGCACCGTCACCTATTCAGGCCCCTATTAATCCGGTAAAACCGCATGCTTTAACTTCTGCAGAAGTGCAGCAAACCATTGATGATTTTACTAACTGCGCCGGACTGGCTCAGTATGCCGGTTATGATGGCGTAGAAATCATGGGTTCAGAAGGCTATCTGATCAATGAGTTTATTGCCGCACGTACCAATCACCGTGATGATGAGTGGGGGGGGAGCTATGAAAACCGCATTCGTTTCCCGATCGAGATTGTTCGCCGTACCCGTGAAAAAGTCGGTGAGAACTTTATTATTATTTATCGTCTTTCTATGCTGGACTTGGTCGAGGGTGGCTCAACGCTGGAAGAAGTGGTTCAGCTGGCAAAAGAAATTGAAAAAGCTGGTGCAACGATTATCAATACCGGAATTGGCTGGCATGAAGCACGTATCCCTACGATTGCCACCAAAGTGCCACGAGCAGCCTTTACTTGGGTAACACGCAAGCTGAAAGGTCTGGTTAATATTCCGCTGATCACCTCTAACCGGATCAATACGCCTGAAATGGCCGAATATGTACTGGCCTCGGGTGATGCCGACATGATTTCCATGGCACGTCCGATGCTGGCTGACTCTGAATTTGTCCTCAAGGCAGAGCAGGGGCGCAGTGATGAAATTAATACCTGTATCGGCTGTAATCAGGCTTGTCTGGACCATATTTTCTCGATGAAAGTTGCCACCTGTCTGGTCAATCCGCGAGCTTGCTATGAAACTGAATTAATTTTTAAAGAAGTTAATGACGCAAAAAATATTGCCGTAATTGGCGCTGGCCCGGCCGGTCTGAGTTTCGCAGTCTATGCTGCCAATCGTGGGCATAACGTGACCATATTTGAGGCAGCGGCGCAGATTGGTGGACAGTTTAATATAGCCAAAACCATTCCGGGCAAGGAAGAGTTTTATGAAACCTTACGTTATTTCAAACGACAGATTGAACTTCAGCCGCGTATTAAATTAAAGCTGAATCATAGCGCCAGTTTTGAAGAACTTGTCAGCTCAAGTTTTGATGACATTGTAGTGGCAACTGGAGTAACACCACGCCAGTTGTCGATTCCGGGTATTGACCATCCTAAAGTACTGTCTTATCTGGACGTGCTGAAAGAGCGTAAGCCGGTAGGTCAGCGGGTCGCGATTATCGGTGCCGGAGGAATTGGCTTCGATACCGCAGAATACTTGAGTCACGAAGGTGAAAGCGGCAGTGTTAACCCGCAAAAATTCTATGATGAATGGGGGATTGATACCGAATATAACCAGGTAGGCGGCCTGAAAGCGCCAGAACTGGAAAAATCAAATCGTGATATTTATTTATTACAGCGTAAAGCCGTTTCAGTTGGTGCAGGTCTGGGTAAAACTACCGGCTGGATTCACCGCACCGGCTTAAAACATCGTGATGTAAAAATGATCGCGGGCGCCAGTTATAACCAGATTGATGATCAGGGACTGCATATCACGGTGAATGACAAACCTATGCTGCTGGAAGTGGATCATGTGGTGATTTGTGCAGGTCAGGAGTCATATACCGCTATGTTTGATGAACTGAAGGCTGCAGGCAAAAATGTGCATCTGATTGGAGGAGCCAAAGAGGCGGGTGAACTGGATGCCAAGCGTGCTATTCGTCAGGGTGCTGAACTGGCTGCGGCGATTTAA